Within the Stigmatopora argus isolate UIUO_Sarg chromosome 23, RoL_Sarg_1.0, whole genome shotgun sequence genome, the region GAAAGCTGTACTGTCATTCACGACTGGTTCTGAGGAGTCCATGTTTAGTGCCAATGGCATCAATGGAGACATGAATGTCACACTTTGGCCACTTCAGGTAATGATCTCAGGCTGGTGTGTATGATATGACCATGACTGACTGACTTTTCAATAGAATGGCATCCTACACTACTGTGGCTTCCAAGTTCTGGCACCTCAAATTTTCTGGGCTCCAGCTCACCTCCCCCGTGAGGCCAGCGCCAACCTTCTCCAAGCCTGGCGCACCCGCCTTGAGGGTCTACTGGATGAGGCCCCCCTGACCTTCACGCCCATGGACTACTTTGACGGGGAGAAGGGTTTCCGGCTGAAGCCCGAGGTCCAGCAGAAGCAGTCTACTGAGAAGTTTGGCCTCACTGTGGGTGTTCACTTGGGACTGGCTGTGCCACCCAACAACATGATGAGGGCTGGAGTTTGATGTCGGACTGaataataaaaacccttaacaTAACATTGGAAATTTCTACTCATTTTctgattatgaatatttttgcagTGTCACATTGGTCTACTATAGTAGGTTAAAAGCAATGCAATTTAACACTGTTGGCCAAAAGTACATCAATGGTTTGCATGGAGCATTAGCTTATTCATTAGTTGTGAATAAAGACCTGCTAAAAATGAAGTTTAATGGAAGCCTTGATTAAATAGTATTTGTTTTAGCTAAACAAGGCTCTATTTCGATTGGAGTGCCTAAATGCTGACTAAATTGATGTTTTACCTAATCAGATGTGCATTTTATATGGACATTACAATAACTGCTAAGAGTCTACCACtgtaaaaattgtattttgcagAATAAAAAGTAAAGCCTGCTGTCTAGCTTGGCAGTTTGCTAATTGCGGGCAACTTCAGGTATTAATTAATGGTGTGCGTCTTAACACGGCAGCTCCTTTCATTACGTCGGCTGGATGTTGTGACAGCTGCTTGCCACACTGCCAGTGAAAGTTCTAAACCATCCGATAAGGAACAAGGAGTGAAGTGCATTTAATAGACGTACTATATATTGTAAAATATATCTTGAGTGAACGGACGCCCAGGCAGGCGTCAAGCTAGATATCACATTTGTTATATTGTTCCTACAATATGAAGACATCATACAAcatgtttgttctttgttttaaattttattaaataaaataaccccAAAACGCACTTTATAGTCttaaaaatacggtacattatgtaactttttaaaaaaaaaaattttttttacagtaagcCATTATTAGTGTTCATATTTATATTCTGGGGCGTTTCTTATTTGGAGAGAAACGAACACACACTGAAAGCCTTCAGGATCAGCTTTCACACCAACGTGCTGTATTGCAAATGAAGTGACAACCCCTGATAATCTGACTACCgtttataaattattttccaaCTGGCTAACAGTGGgtgttaatttgaatataaGTGGTTGGGTTTCACTTTAAAAGTAATTTCCATATAAGGATTTTTCTATGGCTAGCTAGTCTGTTAATTAACTTAATTTAGCACTTAGACCTGGCAGGATCCTTCAGGCTAGAATTGAAATAAATTCTACCTTCCTGGACAGCTTCCAGGGCTTAACAGGGAAGGAATTATGGGTCACAAAGTGTGGAATGTGGAATGAGCAACACATACAAGACTTGAGTGATAATACAAACAGAATACATGATTAGTGTGAGTAATGTCAAAAGGGTTATAGGCTATTGAAGATATATTTGACACCATCTACTTCAGTAAAGCTGGCCCCCACCACCACCGCTATTGCGACCTATGGAAGTGATGCATGTGTTTTTGTACAggcacacaggtggatgtgtcAGCGTGGGCACGACACAGAAGAAGATTGCTGAGTCGTCCAGTTTTAACTGCTTGATATACAGGTAAGCTTGCAGGGCACTGGTATTTATGCTGGAATTGAACCTGTCAGGGAACTTATTCCTACTTGCGACTCCATTGTACTCATCGATCATCAAAACAAATTTGACTGATGTATTTTCTTCCTGTTTGTACCAAAAGATGTACTTGTTGCCAGGAGTGTAGGTACAGTTCAGCGTCACTGCCGCTCCCTCCATTGCCTGCACATACCCTGTCGGCTCGTTTACCCTTTGGTCGCCATTTCCTATAAGAGAGCAACTAAGGTGTCAGACATAGGTTACAATGAGAAAGGACCTTAGATGATCTTACCAAGGCTCAAAGCAGCCAACAGCACGCACAAGTGAGCAGGATTCATCTCTCTGCTCACAGTCTGCATGAATGTGAATGCTTACTTGCAGCTGGATGAATGTGGttttcacttcctgttgcaATGACATCAATAAGCACATTGTAAGATTTCCTGCCTAGTTGAAGCAATGCCATTTGATTCTTCTATCTCACTTGAATGTCATCTATATACCCACTGTTGCTTCTGCCATAGTGCATGTTAAGCAGTtgcagggctgccaactactcctgaatttcaggagtttctccggaaatgcaacgcaaactccgggactctggACAACCTCTCCAAACTCTGGAAATCGCCCAAAATGTTCacagaattttttgggggaaggaactatttccaatttaaatccctcgaaattcacaccatcgttATGGCGCATTATcatattgtgatgacatttgtatgcgacattatcgaaatattttgaagggtagacaaaaacaaacaactcttgatgcgttcgttttgaagacttcggcggagcggccatgtggtgtcaacccgtagaactacgtaagataaaaaagattacaacaaatttagaattcagttttgtttgaagttacattaaacgttgagtgtctgtatatagttatccaagttaatttaaatttgtttgttcgtttacgagtgcattgttgccgtggataaagtccactAATGGGCCCTCTGACTATAAATCGCAACTTTATACACATAGGggtggcctggcggatgagtggttagcgcatcagcctcagctctggggtcctgggttcgaatccaggtagGTCCACGTGTGttgagttagcatgttctctgtgtgggtttcctccgggtactctggtttcctcccacattccaaaaatatggatgtaagctgattggacaaatTTCCCATAGGTTTTGAGTGTGATCGAGGTATTACTggtatatagtatgtatatccAAACTATATAAAAGATGTGATTAATTGTCAGAAGCATTGATTGCCTTCAACCTTCATTCTTGGGTCATACTCTTCCTGACTTACCAGTTAGGCGCTGTATCTCttccttttttattattgtggCTTATAACGTGGTGTGATaacctttttatttatatagcaTCATGTTTCAGTGACACTTTAGTATACAATATACAACATGCCACATGAAAAACAATTTGATTGACTGTGACCTTTCAAGTTGTCTTCAGTACAACACGGATGGTGAATGTAAAATCCtttccaaaaatattcaataacgACGGGCCAAGGAAAAACAcgattacatttgaaaaattatAATTCAGTTCATTTACAAtaagctgtgttttttttcttacaacaaGGAACATGATGCAGAGGTGCAGGGTGTGGCCAACAAGAATGTATATTTGTGTTGTGCTGTGGTCTTTCAAGGTGTCTTCAGCGGTTGGATCTGACAATGGAAACAGTAAGATTTTATAACTTCTATGTTTCCGTATCTGCTGTTTATTTATGTAATCTTTCTTTGCTACAGCTGCATGTCTAGTGTTGTTGATTAAATCAACTTTTGTTCCAAACATGAATTACTATGCTTGGTGAGGTAGGTTTGTCCAATTGACTTGAATGACTTATAGCTCAAGTTAAAATAGAAATGTTTCCCCGTAGAACATCACAGTGAAGATTTCCGCAACTGTAGAAAATATAggggaaaaatcattttgcattttcaagTATCCCTGCAACCCATGCGAGGACAGGCGGCACAGAAGGTGAACGCATGAATGTTCAATTGGAAGAAAATTGGAGGATTGCTTGAAAATGTCAATTAATTACATGAtcagatttttatttcatttatttttgtgtctgaGGACcgacaaacctttttttttacttcttccATTGCTTGTTGAAGTTGCTATCTAGGTTCTTGTTAAGGAAACAACTAGTGTGTGTCAGCAAACTCGAAATTAACTTTCGGGGGAAGAACAAGATTGACGGTAGAAGATCGTAAGTAAAAGCTACTCTAAATTTTTATAATTGACTGTGTAAATGTAAGGCAAACTGGAATTAAGTGTAGGAAgttaattttaatattaaatgagAAGGTCCAATCAGGTTTTTGTTTAAGGGTCTTCTAAGTGAAATAACTAGTATGTGACAGCAATCAATAAGTTAATCATTGGAAATGGGGTGAGCGTTAAAGTGAAGGTTTgtacatgaatttaaaaataaaaagtgatctTGTTTAGGCCTAGTGATGGGTTAGGCTTCAACAACccttgagtgagtgagtgagcaagtgAGCGGGCGAGTGGGTTAGCAAGTGAACGagtgaacgaatgaatgaatgaatggactaGTTTAAGTAGGCTACTGACCTAATCTGGGCCTATAATTAGATTGCATATAACTCCTCCCATATAACTCctctatttttcatttaattataaCAATGCTTTTGAGTTTTACAATTCTTGTTGTACAGAACCTCAGAGTGCATTAACAAGAATACCTTATCATATTGGAATAAAAGTACAGGGGTAGCCCTACTTATAGTCATCTCCACATACAAacattcaggttacgaaacacctaaatgggaaaaaatcgtctcaagatacgaaaaaaattcaagttacaaaatgcaaaatgtccaaaaaagtTAGACATATCCAAAAAGTAAACACACTTCCtgtatcctgtattttatttgaaatttgcatgatagagttgctctcccaTTCCTCTCCCAACACGTGgttggcctcccattggctttcTGAGAACATcccgctggcctcccattgtcTCAGAGGAGCTCTTATCTATGCACTCACCCTTCAAAAACAATAGAAAACGTTTTTGCAAGTGTtggcttaataaaaaaaaaatcttcttatACTTTCATAATTTTTTATAGGGAGCCGCCTAATAGTGTAGGGGTTTTATGAGGATGCGCGAtatacaaaatgaatgaatgaattacagtggtacctcaagatacgagcttaattcgttcctggactgagctcgtatgtcgatttactcgtaactcaaatgaacgtttcccatagaaatgaactaaaatctaattaatttgttccaaccctctgaaaaaacacccaaaacagaatattgaattggaaaaacattattatttgttctaatttgccgtctattgacaaagtaacaaataactagtggtttaatagtactaaaatgtgtttaatagttaataatttaattttactcatatctcaaattgctcgtatgtcggggcactcgtatgtcgcgaggtaccactgtatttttaaaGGTAAGTATTGGAACACATTAaagcttttacatgtaaaatatatctctacttacaaaaagttacaaaaccaaTTCTGGAAgcaatttattttgtaagtagaggtactactgtacacCTTTTTTGCAAGATCAAAGTACGAAGATAAATATCTGTACAGTATGAGAGAATGCTGAAATGTTCCATAGTGTCGCTGTGTTGCCTTATAATAAAACGTGGTTTGGGTTGTTCTAGGGAAGGAGGTTGAGCCTTCTTTCTTCAAACTTGAGGCTGGCAATCAGACAGCTTGTCTCGCCAACGGCTTCAGCCGACACAACGCAGCGGTGAAGACGGCGAAAGGACCCACGTTCAAGGAGTCTAATGCCGTGCAAATATCGCAAGACTTCCTATACAACCAGGTGTCACTGCTACCCGCTGCAGCTAATGACTTGTGTGAGGAAGGTGAGGAGATTTTACTGGGGCTTCTCCTTTAGTAAAGTTAATCCAGTCACAACCTTCTAAGATTTGCTGTTTTACTATGACAGGTGACAAGAGACAATGGCCGTGCCAGGATGCGTTGGTGTCAGGTTGGTATTGAACATGGAACAGGCAGTATTTTGGGAAGAACTAAATGTGCATGTCTTTGGCAGACAAGAAGGTGAACCTCTTCTCCATCACAGTTGTCGCCCTTCGTCTAGTCTTTGCGAAGACACTTTCCATCAATTGCGTCATGACGCTGCGCCTGGTGTCTGGCATAGCACAATAGTCATTACATTTTTCACAACCGTACTGTCATCTTGTGCATTAAAACCAGAAAACTCCGGCTGGTGTTCTAcattttgtgttgtgtgtgtatgtgtgggttggttttttttcatgtacagtaatacctcgacatacgagtgccctgacattcGAGCAGTTTGAGgtacgagcaaatatttatcttgagatacaagaccatttttgatatacgagcatacagccaggtgtggctgcttttgagaataacatgggcactgtctttcccgtcgcaactccctcgtgtattgtctatacgagcactgggcgtagcgttgcatttttgtgtttttttttcccgttagtcagtgcagaatggcggaggagcttgctcgctaatacgagaggagtatactccTTCTCGTaggcaaatggtcgtgcgttatcctattgtgaggaaatgtgtgtgcattattttcgatATATTTtcgaagggaagacaaaagcaaacaaccctcgactGGTTCCattttagctgcagctgaaagtcagggtagaggcggggcaaatagagccaggaATGTTAGGGCTGCTTGATtttatgctttttccccccctggtgtcctgtctgagtgattgcccattgtgttcagctgtcgtttATCCGAccctggtgtattccctgccTGCTCCCTCATGtttttcccaggtgttcctaattgtctcgtcaacccatgtcagtctatttaaaccccacatttgttggatcgtctgccttATTTTCCTCGCCGTGTGTCTGCGTTACctctgatagatctgaaaatacaacttcaggagcaggtcaagaaagagtgagatcaatttaaaagtaaataggtttattaccggactgcaagATGGAGAGAGTGAGCTCTAACAGTGGAAGACCGCTCAGCCTGGTGTCCtcgcaactctctccgaatgaatagtgggtcagtctttatataggcaaaaagagtatagtatagtttctatgacaacgaccaaactttggcgaagactgattaatcagtgtcaagtctccatgacaatgaccaaactctgggtaagtttcttatgacaatgatgttttctatacttacaaaaactgatataatatgaacaagcaattcccaagcgactttgtcattttatcttacaacctcgttcctcgattccccgtcGTTTCCCTAGTCAGGTTGggatttgtgatttgatttcgaagtctttgttattttctaagagcCTGCCtaaattattaaagttttggtatgagcactacttccctcgttttcgcctgcttccctgcgattggatcCTATTCCTCGAatcctcgcctcgacgtctccccaaaGTCGTAacaagaaaggtataaaatttaaaacaaaattagaattaagtttagtgtaaggttagattaaacttatttttgagtgtgtctgtatcgaaatccaagttcatttaaattggtttatGTTATGTTTCCAGCGCGTTGCcgtaattttagtactattaaacatcacaaccactagttatatgttactctgttaatagatggcgaattagaacaaatcaacatgtttttccaatccaatatcctattttggtgtttttttcagagggttggaaagaattaatttgtttttagttcatttctatgggcaacgttgatttgagatacgagtaaatcgacatacgagctcagtaccGGAACATatcaagctcgtatctcaaggtgccACTGTAATT harbors:
- the LOC144068870 gene encoding uncharacterized protein LOC144068870; protein product: MEVMHVFLYRHTGGCVSVGTTQKKIAESSSFNCLIYRNMMQRCRVWPTRMYICVVLWSFKVSSAVGSDNGNRKEVEPSFFKLEAGNQTACLANGFSRHNAAVKTAKGPTFKESNAVQISQDFLYNQVSLLPAAANDLCEEGDKRQWPCQDALVSDKKVNLFSITVVALRLVFAKTLSINCVMTLRLVSGIAQ